One window of Dehalobacterium formicoaceticum genomic DNA carries:
- the whiA gene encoding DNA-binding protein WhiA, producing the protein MSFSVKTKNELAQIISHKKCCQLAELAALFRMDGTIQISAYQKISLAVITENAAVARKIFKLTKERFGIQTEILVHKKNRLKKNNVYSIRIPPQPQVANVLRLLGFVDGENNWVMNYQKSFPSELVRDVCCKKAYLRGAFLGGGSVNNPEGTYHLEIISNNKDHAEIIADLMHDFHLPAKISRRKNWYVVYLKESDQIVNCLNVLGAHQALLDFENTRIMKEMRNQVNRLVNCETANLNKTVDAAVRQIEAINLIEATTGLNKLSPALKQVAELRLAYPDLSLKELGETATPKIGKSGISHRMRKLEMIADRLKEHNK; encoded by the coding sequence TTGTCTTTCTCTGTAAAAACAAAAAATGAACTGGCCCAAATTATTTCCCATAAAAAATGTTGTCAACTGGCAGAACTGGCTGCTTTGTTTCGCATGGACGGTACCATTCAAATCAGTGCTTATCAAAAGATTTCCTTAGCGGTTATTACAGAAAATGCGGCGGTGGCTCGCAAAATATTTAAGCTGACCAAGGAACGATTTGGTATCCAGACAGAGATTCTTGTGCATAAGAAGAACCGTCTGAAAAAAAATAATGTCTATTCTATTCGTATTCCCCCCCAACCCCAGGTGGCTAATGTGTTGCGGCTTTTAGGTTTTGTGGATGGGGAAAATAACTGGGTGATGAATTATCAGAAATCTTTTCCCAGTGAACTGGTGCGTGATGTATGCTGCAAAAAAGCTTATTTAAGAGGGGCCTTCCTGGGAGGAGGTTCTGTAAATAATCCTGAAGGGACATATCATTTGGAGATCATCAGCAACAACAAAGATCACGCGGAGATTATTGCAGATTTGATGCACGATTTTCATTTGCCGGCCAAGATCAGCCGCCGTAAAAACTGGTATGTTGTCTATTTGAAGGAAAGTGACCAGATTGTAAACTGTTTGAATGTTCTCGGAGCGCACCAGGCTCTTTTAGATTTTGAAAATACGCGCATTATGAAAGAAATGAGAAATCAGGTAAATCGCCTGGTAAATTGTGAAACTGCCAACTTAAATAAAACGGTAGATGCTGCTGTCCGACAGATTGAAGCCATTAATCTTATCGAAGCCACCACAGGTTTGAATAAACTTTCCCCGGCGCTGAAACAAGTGGCGGAACTACGTTTGGCTTATCCCGATTTAAGCTTAAAGGAGCTGGGAGAAACGGCGACACCTAAAATCGGCAAATCCGGCATCAGTCATAGGATGCGTAAATTAGAAATGATTGCAGATCGCTTGAAAGAGCATAATAAATAG
- a CDS encoding gluconeogenesis factor YvcK family protein — MKLFNRFYPGLKLKLRHHYLKRGPRIVAIGGGTGLSTLLRGLKELTSNITAIVTVTDDGGSSGRLREDLGMSPPGDIRNCLVALAEQENICVNLFNYRFSHGKEMSGHCLGNLLLAGLTEMSGSFAIAVQEMSRILAVRGRVLPVTLENVVLVGEMQDGRIIKGQTEMVHDPGRIKRVFLEPDACSPLQEAIDAILSADAIIVGPGSLYTSVIPNLLVPGIREAIQKTQAKTYYICNIMTQPGETDGYQASHHLKAILDHTDQGLIDKIIVNNEIISEKLKLKYQAQGAKPVLTDEKNLGKLDIEVSSYPLCAEDNLARHDPQKILWAMTMELRQHRTCLFANTGKNPRK, encoded by the coding sequence ATGAAGTTATTCAACAGGTTTTATCCCGGCCTGAAGCTTAAACTCCGGCACCATTATTTAAAAAGGGGCCCACGAATTGTCGCTATTGGCGGTGGTACAGGTTTATCCACTTTACTGCGCGGATTAAAAGAACTCACTTCCAATATAACTGCCATCGTCACGGTCACGGATGACGGTGGAAGTTCCGGTAGATTAAGGGAAGATTTAGGCATGTCTCCCCCGGGAGATATTCGTAATTGTTTAGTAGCTTTGGCAGAGCAGGAAAACATCTGCGTGAATTTATTTAATTATCGGTTTTCTCATGGCAAAGAGATGTCCGGACACTGCCTGGGCAATTTGCTTTTAGCCGGTCTCACGGAGATGTCGGGCAGTTTCGCCATTGCCGTCCAGGAGATGAGTCGGATCCTGGCAGTCCGAGGCAGGGTATTGCCGGTAACCTTAGAGAATGTGGTCTTGGTGGGCGAGATGCAAGACGGGCGGATTATTAAAGGGCAGACCGAGATGGTCCATGACCCCGGCCGAATTAAAAGAGTCTTTTTAGAACCTGACGCATGTTCCCCTCTTCAGGAAGCCATTGATGCCATTTTATCTGCCGATGCCATCATTGTCGGACCGGGCAGTCTTTATACCAGTGTGATACCCAACCTGCTGGTCCCCGGCATTCGTGAAGCGATTCAGAAAACTCAGGCCAAAACATATTATATTTGTAATATTATGACTCAACCGGGAGAAACAGACGGCTACCAGGCTTCCCACCATCTAAAAGCCATTCTTGATCATACCGACCAAGGCTTGATTGATAAAATTATCGTCAATAATGAAATCATTTCTGAGAAACTTAAGCTGAAGTATCAAGCCCAGGGAGCAAAGCCGGTGTTAACGGACGAAAAAAATTTGGGAAAATTAGATATAGAAGTAAGTAGTTATCCTCTTTGCGCAGAGGACAATCTGGCCAGACATGATCCTCAAAAAATTCTGTGGGCGATGACGATGGAGCTTAGACAGCATCGGACATGTCTATTTGCCAACACCGGTAAGAATCCTCGGAAATGA
- the rapZ gene encoding RNase adapter RapZ produces the protein MQEQKRPGLQLEIITGMSGAGKTQVIHSLEDMGFYCVDNLPPALIPKFTDLITQSPSKMEKVALVIDIRGGEFFPDLFEALSKLKSQKIPYEILFLEASNETLVRRFKETRRRHPLAPMGRVLDGIIEERLRLQELRGMADKVIDTSDLSNQQLKDQIWNHFADNKQGQLSITIMSFGYKYGLPLDADLAIDVRFLPNPFYIEALRPHTGENKEVMEYVLSNPLAQTFLKKYLDLLDFLIPHYCEEGKMHLMIAIGCTGGQHRSVALSNWIAKSLRGCGYQVVVNHRDILKSGVKHT, from the coding sequence GTGCAGGAACAGAAAAGGCCAGGGTTACAGCTGGAAATTATTACGGGAATGTCCGGGGCGGGGAAAACTCAGGTCATCCATTCCTTGGAGGATATGGGGTTCTATTGTGTGGATAATTTACCACCCGCCTTAATCCCCAAATTTACTGATCTGATTACCCAATCACCCAGCAAAATGGAAAAAGTAGCTTTAGTGATTGACATTCGGGGGGGAGAGTTTTTCCCTGACCTGTTTGAAGCCTTATCCAAGTTGAAATCTCAGAAAATTCCCTATGAGATTCTATTTCTGGAGGCCTCCAATGAGACATTGGTGCGTCGTTTTAAGGAAACGAGAAGGCGTCATCCCCTGGCACCTATGGGCAGAGTACTGGACGGTATCATCGAGGAGAGGCTGCGCCTGCAGGAATTGCGGGGTATGGCGGATAAAGTGATTGATACCTCTGATCTCTCGAACCAACAGCTGAAGGATCAGATCTGGAATCATTTTGCTGATAATAAACAGGGACAGCTTTCTATTACCATCATGTCATTTGGTTATAAATATGGGTTACCCTTAGACGCAGATTTAGCCATTGATGTACGCTTTTTGCCCAATCCCTTTTATATCGAAGCTTTACGTCCTCATACCGGGGAGAATAAAGAGGTTATGGAGTATGTACTGTCAAATCCCCTGGCGCAAACATTTTTAAAGAAATATCTGGATTTATTAGATTTTTTAATACCCCATTATTGTGAAGAAGGTAAGATGCATCTGATGATTGCTATTGGTTGTACTGGTGGGCAACATCGATCCGTAGCCTTGTCCAATTGGATTGCAAAATCTTTGAGAGGGTGTGGGTATCAAGTCGTCGTTAATCATCGGGATATTCTGAAATCGGGTGTGAAGCATACATGA
- a CDS encoding PHP domain-containing protein, translating into MPRKSNFFWTGDFHTHSRYSDGRNTISEMVEAACEKGLKNLAITDHGPSNIGTGVSASETFLAIKEEIKGIQKNHPEIRILTGAEADIVSCQGYIDISKKVIPQLDLLLVGLHPYVMPKSFRDGLRFVLGNQISRVIPSLRPRIQNINTKALVEAMHKFPVTAVTHPGLGMPIDVEEVAQACAATNTAYEINTGHRYQKKDEIKIAGKTGVQFIVNSDAHFTQSVGDLDFGWSLLQQGNISFQQIINLEIKDMI; encoded by the coding sequence GTGCCCCGAAAAAGTAATTTTTTCTGGACGGGAGATTTTCATACCCATTCCAGATATAGTGACGGCAGAAATACTATTTCTGAGATGGTGGAGGCCGCATGTGAGAAAGGTTTAAAAAATCTGGCCATCACAGATCATGGTCCTTCCAATATCGGAACGGGTGTCTCCGCATCGGAAACCTTTTTAGCCATTAAAGAAGAAATTAAGGGTATTCAAAAGAATCATCCCGAAATCAGGATTCTCACCGGGGCAGAAGCAGATATCGTCAGTTGCCAAGGGTATATTGATATCTCAAAAAAAGTAATTCCCCAGCTGGATCTCCTTTTAGTGGGTCTTCATCCTTATGTGATGCCGAAAAGCTTTCGTGATGGGCTTCGTTTTGTCCTTGGTAATCAAATTTCCCGAGTGATCCCAAGTTTACGCCCGCGCATACAAAATATCAATACCAAAGCTTTGGTGGAAGCGATGCATAAATTCCCGGTGACAGCCGTTACCCATCCCGGATTAGGTATGCCCATCGACGTGGAGGAGGTAGCCCAGGCTTGTGCCGCAACAAATACTGCCTATGAAATTAATACCGGCCATAGGTACCAAAAAAAAGATGAAATTAAAATAGCGGGGAAAACCGGTGTTCAATTTATCGTCAACTCAGATGCTCATTTTACTCAAAGTGTAGGCGATCTGGATTTTGGATGGTCACTTTTACAGCAAGGGAACATTTCATTTCAGCAGATTATTAACTTGGAAATCAAAGATATGATATAA
- a CDS encoding rubredoxin-like domain-containing protein, producing the protein MIKLWKCSVCGMINKGDEIPDFCPKCGAPKEKIDFMSDEDAQKVIASDRTNDIHMAITKLAMEIVELAKEGIKIDLDPPCVALFKQAKDEAWIIKQRSKAEIAGHVSRGKW; encoded by the coding sequence ATGATTAAACTATGGAAATGCTCTGTATGCGGTATGATCAATAAGGGGGATGAGATTCCCGATTTCTGCCCTAAGTGCGGCGCTCCTAAGGAGAAAATCGATTTTATGTCGGATGAAGATGCCCAAAAGGTGATTGCCTCAGATCGAACAAATGATATCCATATGGCAATTACTAAATTAGCTATGGAAATCGTAGAACTGGCCAAGGAAGGAATCAAAATTGATCTTGACCCTCCCTGTGTAGCTCTTTTTAAACAGGCTAAAGATGAGGCTTGGATTATTAAACAACGGAGCAAGGCTGAAATCGCCGGCCATGTAAGCAGAGGCAAATGGTAA
- the lgt gene encoding prolipoprotein diacylglyceryl transferase: MWTPDPIAFQIGPFVIRWYGILISIGMALGTYLAYREAEKQKLDPEHVINLVVVAIPLALLGARLYYVIFYNLEYYLANPGEVLAVWHGGLAIHGGLIGGILGGYLVVRHYKLNFWQMADIVAPSIILGQAIGRWGNFFNQEAYGFETDLPWAMYIDGAFRHPTFLYESIWNLMVFFILIFIRRKSFLRKGDLFAGYVILYSLGRVIIESFRTDSLMFGPFRVAQLASILGIIAGIAFILYNHRKKLAPANRL; the protein is encoded by the coding sequence ATGTGGACACCTGATCCCATTGCATTTCAAATTGGTCCCTTTGTGATTCGTTGGTATGGGATCCTGATCAGTATTGGCATGGCACTTGGTACGTATTTGGCCTATCGGGAGGCAGAAAAACAGAAGCTGGATCCGGAACATGTGATAAATCTGGTGGTAGTGGCAATCCCTTTAGCATTGCTGGGGGCACGCTTGTATTATGTGATTTTCTATAATCTGGAGTATTATTTAGCCAATCCAGGGGAAGTTCTTGCTGTCTGGCATGGTGGTTTGGCAATTCACGGCGGCCTCATCGGCGGTATTCTTGGCGGTTACCTGGTAGTGCGCCATTACAAACTTAATTTTTGGCAGATGGCGGATATCGTAGCGCCCAGTATTATTCTGGGACAAGCCATCGGACGCTGGGGTAATTTTTTTAACCAGGAAGCTTACGGTTTTGAAACAGATCTGCCTTGGGCGATGTATATTGACGGGGCATTTCGCCATCCCACCTTTCTCTATGAATCAATTTGGAATCTGATGGTATTCTTCATTTTAATTTTTATCAGGCGGAAAAGTTTTCTCAGAAAGGGAGATTTATTTGCCGGCTATGTTATCCTTTATTCATTGGGAAGGGTCATAATTGAATCTTTCAGGACAGACAGTTTAATGTTTGGTCCTTTCCGGGTGGCTCAGTTGGCAAGTATTTTGGGGATCATAGCAGGAATAGCTTTTATTCTTTACAATCACAGGAAAAAGTTAGCACCCGCTAACCGCCTCTAA
- a CDS encoding DUF1648 domain-containing protein, whose protein sequence is MRKVNRKKDSRPVLEISRTYEDWFLDAASLIGLILLVSCLIYYWPLLPNTIPTHFGFSGQPDDWGGKSTVIILPVTAVLLYILLSAVSYFPHTYNYPWAITEKNARAQYLLARSLLGWMKAEIIWLFLYLTWITILIALGQKDSLGPASIFIFLGVIFGTVGIYFLLSARAQ, encoded by the coding sequence ATGAGGAAAGTTAATCGAAAAAAAGACTCCCGACCGGTGCTGGAGATTTCCCGCACCTATGAAGATTGGTTTTTAGATGCGGCATCATTAATTGGCCTGATTTTACTGGTCAGTTGCCTGATCTATTATTGGCCGCTTTTGCCCAATACAATACCGACCCATTTTGGTTTCTCCGGCCAACCGGATGATTGGGGCGGCAAATCAACCGTGATTATTTTACCGGTTACTGCTGTCTTGCTTTATATTCTTTTATCCGCGGTAAGTTATTTCCCCCATACCTACAACTATCCCTGGGCCATTACAGAAAAAAATGCCCGGGCTCAATATCTTTTGGCCCGGTCACTGCTGGGGTGGATGAAGGCGGAAATTATTTGGTTATTTTTATATTTAACCTGGATCACGATTTTAATTGCTCTGGGTCAGAAGGACAGCTTGGGTCCGGCCTCTATCTTTATCTTCCTGGGTGTGATTTTTGGAACGGTAGGTATTTATTTCCTCCTATCCGCTCGAGCCCAATAA
- a CDS encoding DUF1538 domain-containing protein — translation MWENLLDKFKEPAQSILPIAILVFLLHFTITPMPLSTLALFITGTFLLIIGMVLFTMGADMAIMPMGEIIGAKLVRSRKLWLLIITSFILGTLVTLAEPDLQVLAKQVPAVPDQVLVSSVALGVGFFLSLALLRILYQIPMNYFLIVAYTLVFILGSFTAPDYLAVAFDAGGVTTGPITVPFILALGMGVSSVRSGKSAEEDSFGLSGICSIGPIFTVLIMGMFYDASNVNFAFETVFSVHSVQAFFTLYGQGLILFFKEITLALLPIMIFFGFFQLIQLKLPKDQVIKIAVGIIFTLVGLTIFLTGVNIGFMPVGRYLGEAVASLTNYWILIPLSFVIGFFVVAAEPAVHVLNKQVEEITVGAISKRMMMAGLSVGVGIALTLAMIRILAGISIWYFLLPAYILALALTFFVPRIFTSIAFDSGGVAAGTMAAAFLTPFALGVSAAIGGNAMTDAFGLVAMVASTPLISIQILGFFYQKKMRRAQDILLPMADNNLDQEFLPIAAMERPSDRDLAIIEYMDESSAYESPFEINEEESRKGGEGS, via the coding sequence ATGTGGGAAAACTTACTGGATAAATTTAAGGAACCGGCCCAATCGATTCTGCCTATTGCCATTCTGGTTTTTTTACTCCATTTTACCATCACCCCGATGCCGTTAAGTACCTTGGCTTTGTTCATCACCGGCACTTTTTTGCTGATCATCGGCATGGTTCTTTTTACGATGGGAGCGGATATGGCTATTATGCCTATGGGGGAAATCATTGGCGCCAAATTAGTACGCTCCCGGAAACTATGGCTTTTAATTATTACCAGCTTCATCCTGGGGACACTGGTGACGCTGGCAGAACCTGATCTCCAGGTATTGGCCAAGCAAGTACCTGCAGTTCCGGATCAGGTTTTAGTCTCATCGGTAGCCCTTGGAGTAGGCTTCTTTCTCTCCTTGGCTTTGCTGCGTATTCTCTATCAGATCCCGATGAATTATTTTTTGATTGTCGCCTATACTCTCGTATTTATCCTGGGATCCTTTACCGCACCGGACTACCTGGCTGTGGCCTTTGATGCCGGAGGAGTCACCACCGGGCCAATCACAGTACCCTTTATCCTAGCTTTGGGCATGGGGGTATCTTCCGTACGCAGCGGCAAAAGTGCCGAAGAAGACAGCTTTGGCTTAAGCGGCATCTGTTCCATCGGTCCTATCTTTACTGTGCTCATTATGGGCATGTTCTATGATGCTTCCAATGTAAATTTCGCCTTTGAAACCGTATTTTCCGTGCACAGTGTCCAGGCCTTTTTCACCTTATACGGTCAAGGTTTGATTTTGTTTTTCAAGGAAATTACCCTTGCTTTGCTGCCCATCATGATTTTCTTTGGTTTTTTCCAGCTGATACAATTAAAATTACCCAAGGATCAGGTGATCAAAATCGCCGTTGGCATTATCTTTACTTTAGTAGGGCTGACCATCTTCCTTACCGGGGTAAACATCGGTTTTATGCCTGTAGGAAGATATCTGGGTGAGGCGGTAGCCTCTTTAACCAATTATTGGATCCTGATCCCCTTGAGCTTTGTTATCGGTTTTTTCGTGGTGGCGGCTGAACCTGCGGTTCATGTACTTAACAAGCAGGTAGAGGAAATCACGGTAGGGGCGATTTCCAAAAGAATGATGATGGCCGGATTATCCGTCGGGGTGGGTATTGCCTTAACCCTGGCCATGATACGTATTCTGGCCGGGATCAGCATCTGGTATTTTCTCTTACCTGCCTATATCCTGGCTTTGGCCTTAACCTTTTTTGTGCCCCGTATCTTTACCTCCATCGCTTTCGACTCAGGGGGTGTGGCTGCGGGGACCATGGCGGCTGCCTTTTTAACCCCTTTTGCTCTGGGCGTCTCTGCTGCCATCGGAGGGAATGCCATGACTGATGCCTTTGGTCTTGTGGCTATGGTAGCCTCTACCCCTTTGATTTCCATCCAAATCCTCGGTTTCTTTTATCAGAAGAAAATGCGCCGCGCCCAGGATATCCTTCTTCCTATGGCGGACAATAATTTGGACCAGGAATTTCTTCCTATAGCAGCAATGGAACGTCCATCCGACCGGGATTTGGCAATTATCGAATACATGGACGAAAGTTCAGCCTATGAATCGCCTTTTGAAATCAATGAGGAGGAATCCCGGAAAGGAGGAGAAGGTTCTTGA
- a CDS encoding P-II family nitrogen regulator produces the protein MSKVCNYAPLAFMVTIIDRGEGEKISQYLAGEGVTFILLTHGLGTADSKILNYLGLGETEKDILFSTMTLNQSQHLLKELNRKLSLDIPGRGIAFSIPMDSVCGFRAEKHLRGTAQRNGGSSVAPTYPHDLIIAIANRGFSEEVMEAAKSAQATGGTIIHARGSGIKEAEKFFGVTIQPEKDIILILTSRELRPQIMEAIAVETGPKSDANTIVFSLPVNDVVGIENMFKK, from the coding sequence TTGAGCAAAGTATGCAATTATGCCCCTTTGGCATTTATGGTTACCATCATAGATCGGGGGGAGGGTGAAAAAATCTCTCAATATCTGGCAGGTGAAGGTGTGACCTTCATCCTGTTAACCCATGGTTTAGGTACGGCAGATTCAAAAATATTAAATTACCTAGGCTTAGGTGAAACGGAAAAGGACATCTTGTTTAGTACCATGACATTGAATCAATCCCAACACCTGCTAAAGGAATTAAACCGGAAACTTTCCCTGGACATCCCCGGACGGGGCATCGCTTTTTCTATCCCCATGGACAGTGTATGCGGTTTTCGAGCGGAAAAACATTTAAGAGGCACTGCACAAAGAAATGGAGGGAGTTCTGTGGCACCAACCTATCCCCATGATTTAATTATTGCTATCGCCAACCGAGGATTTTCCGAAGAGGTCATGGAAGCTGCCAAATCGGCCCAGGCAACTGGAGGAACGATTATTCATGCCCGGGGCAGCGGCATCAAAGAAGCGGAAAAGTTTTTTGGCGTCACCATTCAGCCGGAAAAAGACATCATCTTAATTCTCACTTCGAGAGAATTGCGGCCGCAAATTATGGAAGCCATTGCGGTAGAGACGGGCCCAAAAAGTGATGCCAATACCATCGTCTTCTCTTTGCCTGTGAATGATGTCGTCGGTATCGAAAACATGTTCAAGAAATAA
- a CDS encoding DUF1538 domain-containing protein, whose product MNILIEKIKEVLFSVLPITIIVLILHFTLTPLAMPQLMRFILGAVLIVIGLSIFLVGVDIGISPIGHLMGSTIMKTNKLLVVGVAGILLGFFISIAEPDLHILAGQVDFVTAGVISKLSIIVVVSIGIALMLSLGLIRIAYNIPLYKVLTVLYFIIFILSLFTSPEFLAISFDASGATTGALTVPFILALAFGVSALKKDSKASEKDSFGLVAVTSTGAIITVMIMNIFFKTNELSGSLKYNVSESVSILNPFIQKIPVIAGEIALALLPILILLLLFQKGSFHLTSKSLRKILKGIFYTFLGLVLFLVGVNAGFMDVGSVVGYSLASLDNNFYVILVGFILGLVTILAEPAVHVLTHQIEDVTSGYVKTKVVLLALSIGVGFAVALSMIRIIVPNVQLWHYLLPGYLIAIIMSYLTPKLFVGIAFDSGGVASGPMTATFILAFAQGVAEAVEGADVLREGFGVISMVALTPLITLQILGLIFKLKSGKGGLKNDDQQLGS is encoded by the coding sequence TTGAATATATTGATCGAAAAAATTAAGGAAGTGCTTTTTTCCGTGCTTCCCATCACCATCATCGTTCTCATCTTGCATTTTACTCTTACCCCTCTGGCGATGCCCCAACTTATGAGATTTATCCTGGGGGCGGTGCTGATCGTTATTGGATTATCCATCTTTTTAGTAGGTGTTGATATTGGAATTAGCCCTATTGGCCACTTAATGGGATCAACCATCATGAAAACCAACAAACTCCTGGTCGTCGGTGTAGCCGGTATCCTGCTGGGTTTTTTTATCTCCATTGCCGAGCCGGATTTGCATATTCTGGCTGGCCAAGTGGATTTTGTGACCGCAGGTGTCATTTCCAAACTGAGCATCATTGTCGTTGTGTCCATAGGCATTGCCCTGATGCTGTCCTTAGGTTTAATCAGAATTGCCTATAATATTCCTTTATACAAAGTATTAACAGTGCTTTATTTCATCATTTTTATTTTATCCCTTTTTACCTCCCCGGAGTTTTTAGCCATCTCCTTTGACGCTTCCGGAGCCACCACCGGCGCTTTAACCGTGCCCTTTATCTTAGCCCTGGCTTTTGGTGTTTCCGCCTTAAAAAAGGATAGTAAGGCCTCAGAAAAAGACAGCTTCGGTTTGGTAGCCGTAACTTCTACCGGTGCGATCATCACAGTGATGATCATGAATATCTTTTTTAAGACAAATGAGCTCTCCGGCAGCCTTAAATACAATGTGTCCGAATCCGTTTCTATCCTGAATCCCTTTATCCAAAAGATCCCTGTGATCGCAGGAGAAATTGCTCTTGCTTTGCTGCCCATTTTAATCCTGCTCCTTCTTTTTCAAAAAGGTTCCTTTCATCTGACCTCAAAAAGCCTCAGAAAAATCCTGAAAGGCATCTTCTATACCTTTCTGGGACTGGTCTTGTTTTTAGTCGGTGTAAATGCCGGCTTTATGGACGTAGGCAGTGTGGTCGGATACAGTTTGGCTTCCTTGGATAATAATTTTTATGTGATTCTGGTAGGATTTATTTTAGGTTTAGTCACTATCTTGGCAGAACCCGCTGTCCATGTCTTAACCCATCAAATTGAAGATGTTACCAGCGGTTATGTGAAAACCAAGGTAGTATTATTGGCCTTGTCCATTGGAGTTGGTTTTGCCGTAGCCTTGTCCATGATCAGAATCATCGTACCCAATGTGCAATTATGGCATTACCTCTTGCCCGGATACCTAATTGCAATTATCATGAGCTATTTAACGCCCAAATTATTTGTTGGAATTGCCTTTGATTCCGGCGGAGTAGCCTCCGGTCCCATGACAGCAACGTTTATTCTGGCTTTTGCTCAAGGTGTGGCAGAAGCGGTTGAAGGGGCAGATGTTTTAAGAGAGGGATTTGGCGTGATTTCCATGGTTGCCTTAACACCCCTGATCACTTTGCAGATCTTAGGTCTGATTTTTAAATTGAAGTCCGGTAAAGGAGGTCTGAAAAATGATGATCAACAGCTGGGATCATAA
- a CDS encoding P-II family nitrogen regulator, translating to MMINSWDHKEIELIYVIVNFGIGSKVVKIAKKNGITGGTILLGKGTIKNRLLEFLDLNDTRKEIVMMIAEKSVSAQALEKLNQEFHFNKPNHGIAFTLTVDAILGSKKCNISDNMNENKGGADTMYKAIFVVVDKGNAEDVIEAAQKAGSRGGTIMNARGSGIHETHTLFAMPIEPEKEIVLILAENKLTEEIVTSIKEIIHIDEPGKGIIFILDVNKTYGLY from the coding sequence ATGATGATCAACAGCTGGGATCATAAAGAAATTGAATTAATCTATGTGATTGTAAACTTTGGTATTGGAAGCAAGGTTGTTAAAATTGCTAAGAAAAACGGCATCACAGGAGGGACCATTCTTTTAGGCAAAGGCACAATAAAAAACCGCCTCTTAGAATTTTTGGATCTAAACGATACTCGTAAAGAAATCGTGATGATGATTGCCGAAAAATCAGTGAGTGCCCAAGCCTTGGAAAAGTTAAATCAAGAGTTCCATTTCAACAAACCCAACCACGGCATCGCTTTTACTTTGACTGTGGATGCAATACTGGGAAGTAAAAAATGCAATATTTCTGATAACATGAATGAAAATAAAGGTGGTGCAGATACCATGTATAAGGCAATTTTTGTAGTTGTCGATAAAGGCAATGCAGAAGACGTCATTGAAGCGGCACAGAAAGCAGGCTCCCGGGGTGGGACCATCATGAACGCCCGCGGTTCCGGAATTCATGAAACCCATACCTTATTCGCCATGCCTATCGAGCCGGAAAAAGAAATTGTCCTGATCCTGGCGGAAAACAAACTGACCGAGGAGATCGTTACCTCTATTAAGGAGATCATCCATATTGATGAACCGGGTAAAGGGATCATTTTTATCCTGGATGTAAATAAAACCTACGGTTTGTATTAA
- a CDS encoding ATP-binding cassette domain-containing protein: protein MIHDFNYIFTRRDRIGIIGPNGIGKSTLLNIIAGKIPPDQGRVETGTTVRLGFSPRKIRRWTLIKE, encoded by the coding sequence ATGATTCATGATTTTAACTATATCTTTACCCGCCGGGACCGCATTGGAATTATCGGACCTAATGGCATTGGGAAATCTACCTTATTGAACATTATTGCCGGGAAGATTCCTCCTGATCAAGGCCGGGTGGAAACAGGCACCACGGTAAGACTGGGGTTTTCCCCCAGGAAAATCAGGAGATGGACCCTGATCAAAGAGTAA